Within Micromonospora narathiwatensis, the genomic segment ATGCCCGGCCCGGCCGCCGATTTGGGCCTCGGGCCGGTGGTGGCCGCCGCCGAGCTGAAACTGCTGGCCGCGCTCCCCGACGAGCTGGCCGACCGGGGCGGCCGGGTGCGGCAACGGTTCCACCTGGACGCGCCCGGCTGGTTCCGGCACCCCGAACCCACCCCGCACCTGGCCGCGCTGGCCCGGGCGGTCTGGGAGGACCGGCTGGTGGAGATGCGCTACCGGCGGTGGCGGGCCCCGCGCGAGGTGACCCGGGTGGTGGCCCCGCTGGGCGTGGTGCTCAAGGCCGGCCGCTGGTACCTGGTGGCCCGCTGCGGCGAGCAGTTGCGCACCTACCGGGTCGGCGCCGTGCTCGACCTGGTGGTACGCGACGAGCACTACGACCGGCCGGCCGCCTTCGACCTGGCCGGCTACTGGCGAGAGTGGACCGAGTGGTACGAGCGCGACGTCTACCGGGCCGAGGCCCGGGTGCGAATGACCGTGGCCGCGCTGGAGTTCGCGGCGTACGTCCTCCCGCCCGAGATGAGCCGGGCGGCAAGGGCAGCGGCCGGTGAGCCGGACGAGCACGGCTGGGTGGAGACCACCGTGCCGATCGAGTCGGTGAAGCACGCCCACACCGAGCTGCTCAAGCTCGGCGCGGAGGTGGAGGTGCTGGCGCCGGCGGAGCTGCGGGACCGGCTCACCGCCACCGCGCACGCCCTGGCCCGGCTCTATCCGGGCGGCGTGGCCACCGAGTCGGACTGACTCGGGTTCCGCTCCCGGGGCTGGCGTTCGGCGGGGTCGACCCGGGCCGGCAGCAGCTTCTCGAACCAGTGCTGGGCGTACGGGCCCGCGGTGAAGGCGGGGATCTCGCGGTAGCCGTGCCGGGCGTACAGGGCGCGGGCCTCGACCAGGTCGGCTCGGGTGTCCAGCCGGATCCGGTGCGCCCCGGCCGCCCGGGCGGACGCCTCGACGGCGGCCAGCAGGGCGGCCCCGCCGCCGGTGCCGCGATGCCCGGGGCGGACGTAGACCCGGGTGAGTTCCGCCCAGCCGGGACGCCAGCGTAGGC encodes:
- a CDS encoding helix-turn-helix transcriptional regulator produces the protein MRASRLVSLLLLLQTRGRMTAQELADALEVSVRTVYRDVESLGAAGVPVYAERGPAGGYRLLEGYRTRLTGLTAPEAEALFLAGMPGPAADLGLGPVVAAAELKLLAALPDELADRGGRVRQRFHLDAPGWFRHPEPTPHLAALARAVWEDRLVEMRYRRWRAPREVTRVVAPLGVVLKAGRWYLVARCGEQLRTYRVGAVLDLVVRDEHYDRPAAFDLAGYWREWTEWYERDVYRAEARVRMTVAALEFAAYVLPPEMSRAARAAAGEPDEHGWVETTVPIESVKHAHTELLKLGAEVEVLAPAELRDRLTATAHALARLYPGGVATESD
- a CDS encoding GNAT family N-acetyltransferase; protein product: MTTWTTSLAPPDTHDAATLLREYMAEMVRRWHGRPERPAEVTGALAEMPSDDLAPPTGLLLLARHDGQLAGCAGLRWRPGWAELTRVYVRPGHRGTGGGAALLAAVEASARAAGAHRIRLDTRADLVEARALYARHGYREIPAFTAGPYAQHWFEKLLPARVDPAERQPRERNPSQSDSVATPPG